The DNA window AAAAACATTTTGAATAAACAAACATACTTTTTTTGAACCTTATGTATTTTTGAATAAATTTGTAAAATAATAAAAATCAAAAAATGAACACACCATCGGAATTAAAGTACACTAAAGATCACGAATGGATCAAGATTGAAGGAAACGTAGCTACTATTGGTATTACTGATTTTGCACAAGGAGAACTTGGAGATATCGTATATGTTGATATTGATACTGTTGATGACGATCTTGACAGTGGAGCTGTATTTGGAAGTGTAGAGGCAGTAAAGACTGTTTCAGATCTATTCTTACCTATTGCAGGAAAGGTTACAGAATTCAATTCAGAATTAGAAGCTCAGCCTGAGTTACTAAACACTGATCCTTATGGTAACGGATGGATCATCAAATTAGAGATTGCTGATGGTGCAGACCAGTCCGAATTGCTTTCCGCAGAAGAATACCAAGCTATCATTGGATAGGGTTTCAAAAATATTTAGTAAGATCTTGCCCATTTATTGGGCATTTCTTACTTATATGCTTCTCAAGCCCGGAGAAGAGAATCATGAATATTTTTTTATGTTCAACGGGTTCGATAAAGTTCTGCACGTAAGTATATTTGCTATGCTTGGCTTTTGCTTTATCGCCACTTTCCCCAAAATCAAATTTTCTTATTTTTTCCAGATCATCCTTATATATGCATTCCTAACCGAAATACTACAGGAAGAAATGCATCTGGGCAGATCAATGGAATCCCTGGATATAGTAGCCGATGTGATCGGATGCCTGTTAGGGTACTATATATATAAGGAACTTGTCAAACGTTTTTTCTGATACACAATAAACTTGAAGATTAAAGACCTTCATTTTTCATAAGCTTAATCCCGCTACCCACTCATACTCCTCGTGCCAGCGCTTTCTTTCAGATCCAGATCTACTGCGGGGTAACCGTTACTATCGGGGCTAGAGTATTGGGTTTATTAATACTACTTCTTATAAAGAGAATTCTTCCCATACATACCTTCTTTAAAATCCTGGATAAACTGAACTTTGATTCGTTTCTTCATCAGAATATAGTCTATTCATATATAAAACCTATTCTCACAATATTAAAAAAAAACGAATCGTATAATGTGGATAACTATTGATTGTTCTCAATTGTTTTTGTACCAATAGATTAGGTTTGTTATTTTCCACATTTTAAGATTATTGTCAAATTTTATGTTAAATAAGTTTGGATTGTAGTGTTAATAAGGTGTACTTTTGCCCCACTGAAAACGAGAGATAGTAGGTAGCGCAGACGATAAGTAAATAGGACTGAAGGTTAGAAAAATAAATAATATTTTATTTTGATAATTGATAAAAGTTTGTATCTTTGCAGTCCCAATTAAGGGAGCGCAGGAGAGTATAGGATTGAATAAGAGATAGGGATTAAGGTTACTAAAAAAACTTTAAATTTTCTTTCGGAAAAATTTGGTCACATCAAAAAAAACATTTACTTTTGCACTCGCAAATCAGTAGTCCAAACGACAGAAAATGAGGCTACGGTATAAAGCGGAAGAAGAGAGATCATTGAAAAATAATATAACAACCAAGTAAGGAAAAACTAAAGCGTAAAATAACTTTGAGTGAGTCAGACAAACATACAATGGAGAGTTTGATCCTGGCTCAGGATGAACGCTAGCGGGAGGCCTAACACATGCAAGCCGAGCGGTAGAGATTCTTCGGAATCTTGAGAGCGGCGTACGGGTGCGGAACACGTGTGCAACCTACCTTTATCAGGGGGATAGCCTTTCGAAAGGAAGATTAATACCCCATAATATATTTGATGGCATCATTAGATATTGAAAACTCCGGTGGATAGAGATGGGCACGCGCAAGATTAGATAGTTGGTGAGGTAACGGCTCACCAAGTCAATGATCTTTAGGGGGCCTGAGAGGGTGATCCCCCACACTGGTACTGAGACACGGACCAGACTCCTACGGGAGGCAGCAGTGAGGAATATTGGACAATGGGTGAGAGCCTGATCCAGCCATCCCGCGTGAAGGACGACGGCCCTATGGGTTGTAAACTTCTTTTGTATAGGGATAAACCTTTCCACGTGTGGAAAGCTGAAGGTACTATACGAATAAGCACCGGCTAACTCCGTGCCAGCAGCCGCGGTAATACGGAGGGTGCAAGCGTTATCCGGATTTATTGGGTTTAAAGGGTCCGTAGGCGGACTCGTAAGTCAGTGGTGAAATCTCATAGCTTAACTATGAAACTGCCATTGATACTGCGGGTCTTGAGTAAGGTAGAGGTAGCTGGAATAAGTAGTGTAGCGGTGAAATGCATAGATATTACTTAGAACACCAATTGCGAAGGCAGGTTACCATGTCTTAACTGACGCTGATGGACGAAAGCGTGGGGAGCGAACAGGATTAGATACCCTGGTAGTCCACGCCGTAAACGATGCTAACTCGTTTTTGGGTTTTCGGATTCAGAGACTAAGCGAAAGTGATAAGTTAGCCACCTGGGGAGTACGAACGCAAGTTTGAAACTCAAAGGAATTGACGGGGGCCCGCACAAGCGGTGGATTATGTGGTTTAATTCGATGATACGCGAGGAACCTTACCAAGGCTTAAATGGGAATTGACAGGTTTAGAAATAGACTTTTCTTCGGACAATTTTCAAGGTGCTGCATGGTTGTCGTCAGCTCGTGCCGTGAGGTGTTAGGTTAAGTCCTGCAACGAGCGCAACCCCTGTCACTAGTTGCTAGCATTAAGTTGAGGACTCTAGTGAGACTGCCTACGCAAGTAGAGAGGAAGGTGGGGATGACGTCAAATCATCACGGCCCTTACGCCTTGGGCCACACACGTAATACAATGGCCAGTACAGAGGGCTGCTACCAGGTGACTGGATGCTAATCTCGAAAGCTGGTCTCAGTTCGGATTGGAGTCTGCAACTCGACTCTATGAAGCTGGAATCGCTAGTAATCGCGCATCAGCCATGGCGCGGTGAATACGTTCCCGGGCCTTGTACACACCGCCCGTCAAGCCATGGAAGTCTGGGGTACCTGAAGTCGGTGACCGTAAAAGGAGCTGCCTAGGGTAAAACAGGTAACTAGGGCTAAGTCGTAACAAGGTAGCCGTACCGGAAGGTGCGGCTGGAACATCTCATTTTAGAGCGTCTTTCGGGACGATAAACAAAATTAAAGATACTTAAGTGTATCATGTACTTACTTAAAGTATGCTTTAGTTTTTTATTTGGTTGATTATATATATAAAAATACAAAACCCACTAGAAATTAGTATAGGGAAGAGAGGCAAGATGAAAGATAAAAGAAGAAAGACAATGAGGTCTGATATCTGGAGTCTTTAATCTAAAAGTCTAACAAGACAGTCTCGTAGCTCAGCTGGTTAGAGCGCTACACTGATAATGTAGAGGTCGGCAGTTCGAGCCTGCCCGAGACTACTAATTGAAAAAGACGGGAAGATAATAGATGGTAGGGATCAGATTTAATTCTGGGATCTGTAATCTGTAATCTGAAGTCTGACTAGAGGGGGAATTAGCTCAGCTGGCTAGAGCGCCTGCCTTGCACGCAGGAGGTCAAGGGTTCGACTCCCTTATTCTCCACAGTTTTGTGAGTCTGATTTAAAAGTATAATGAATAGAGCCAAAACAAATATTCATTCATCAGACAAGCAGAAAGACATTAAGATCATTGACATTAACGGTAAAAATATCACAAAGAGAAAACCGAGCGCAATTAAGCGTTTGAGTTTACAAAAAATAGCTTGGCAGCAATGCTGAGCAAAAAATACTGAACTAATTAATAATTAGGAAAGAAATCGTTAAGGGCGTATGGCGGATGCCTAGGCTTTCAGAGGCGACGAAGGACGTGGTAAGCTGCGAAAAGCTCGGGGGATTGGCACACACGAATTGATCCCGAGATGTCCGAATGGGGCAACCCGGCTGGTTGAAGACCAGTCACCTCGTAAGAGGAGCAAACCCGGAGAACTGAAACATCTAAGTACCCGGAGGAAAAGAAATCGAAGAGATTCCGTAAGTAGTGGCGAGCGAACGCGGATTAGCCCAAAAGTCTTTATATATTTAAAAGAATGTTCTGGAAAGAACAGCCATAGAGGGTGATAGCCCCGTATTTGAAAGGTATATTTTGATGATAAATGAGTAGGGCGGGACACGTGAAATCCTGTCTGAATATGGGGGGACCATCCTCCAAGGCTAAATACTCCTGAAAGACCGATAGTGAACAAGTACTGTGAAGGAAAGGTGAAAAGCACTTCGAATAGAAGGGTGAAATAGAACCTGAAACCGTACGCCTACAAGCGGTCGGAGCCCACATGTTGGGTGACGGCGTGCCTTTTGCATAATGAGCCTACGAGTTAATTTTACTAGCGAGGTTAAGGACTTCAGGTCCGGAGCCGGAGCGAAAGCGAGTCTGAATAGGGCGTATAGTTAGTAGGATTAGACGCGAAACCTTGTGATCTACCCATGGGCAGGTTGAAGCTCTGGTAACACAGAGTGGAGGACCGAACCGGTTGACGTTGAAAAGTCTTCGGATGACCTGTGGGTAGGGGTGAAAGGCCAATCAAACTGGGAGATAGCTCGTACTCCCCGAAATGCATTTAGGTGCAGCGTCGTATATAAGTTTATTAGAGGTAGAGCTACTGATTGGATGCGGGGGTTTCATCGCCTACCAATTCCTGACAAACTCCGAATGCTAATAAATGTTCTACGGCAGTGAGGGCATGGGTGCTAAGGTCCATGTCCGAGAGGGAAAGAACCCAGACCAACAGCTAAGGTCCCCAAATATATGTTAAGTTGAAGCAACGCGGTTGGACTGCATTGACAGCTAGGATGTTGGCTTGGAAGCAGCCATTCATTTAAAGAGTGCGTAACAGCTCACTAGTCGAGCGGTCCGGCATGGATAATAATCGGGCATAAACATATTACCGAAGCTATGGATTTGTACTTATGTACATCTGGTAGGGGAGCATTCTGTTTGCACAGAAGCAGTGGCGCGAGCCATTGTGGAGCGTACAGAAAAGAAAATGTAGGCATAAGTAACGATAAAGGGGGCGAGAAACCCCCTCACCGAAAGACTAAGGTTTCCTCAGCCATGCTAATCAGCTGAGGGTTAGTCGGGACCTAACGCGAACCCGAAAGGGGTAGTGGATGGACAATGGGTTAATATTCCCATACTTGCTCACACTAAAAAGGGGACGGAGTGCCGTACTTGCTGGAGACTGACGGAATAGTCAAGGCCTAGCCTTCGGGCGAAGCTGCTGCAGGGAAAGTGCTTCCAAGAAAAGCCGAAGTGAAGCAACCCGTACCAAAACCGACACAGGTAGTCGAGGAGAGAATCCTAAGGTGCTAGAGTGAATCATGGTTAAGGAACTAGGCAAAATAGTCTCGTAACTTCGGAAGAAGAGACGCCAGCAGCAATGCTGGCCGCAGTGAAGAGGCCCAGGCGACTGTTTATCAAAAACACAGGACTCTGCTAAATCGAAAGATGCTGTATAGGGTCTGACACCTGCCCGGTGCTGGAAGGTTAAGGAAGGGCGTTAGGGTAACCGAAGCGTTTGACTGAAGCCCCAGTAAACGGCGGCCGTAACTATAACGGTCCTAAGGTAGCGAAATTCCTTGTCGGGTAAGTTCCGACCTGCACGAATGGTGTAACGATCTGGGCACTGTCTCAACCATGAGCTCTGTGAAATTGTAGTATCGGTGAAGATGCCGATTACCCGCAATGGGACGAAAAGACCCTGTGAACCTTTACTATAACTTCGTATTGACTTTGAGTAAGTAATGTGTAGGATAGGTGGGAGACTTTGAAGCAGGCACGCTAGTGTTTGTGGAGTCAACGTTGAAATACCACCCTTTACTTACTTGGAGCCTAACTTCTTTTAGAAGGACATTGCGTGGTGGGTAGTTTGACTGGGGTGGTCGCCTCCAAAAGAGTAACGGAGGCTTTCAAAGGTACCCTCAGCACGCTTGGTAACCGTGCGTAGAGTGTAATGGCATAAGGGTGCTTGACTGTGAGACCTACAAGTCGATCAGGTGCGAAAGCAGGACATAGTGATCCGGTGGTTCCGCATGGAAGGGCCATCGCTCATAGGATAAAAGGTACTCCGGGGATAACAGGCTAGTCTCCCCCAAGAGCTCACATCGACGGGGAGGTTCGGCACCTCGATGTCGGCTCGTCACATCCTGGGGCTGGAGAAGGTCCCAAGGGTTGGGCTGTTCGCCCATTAAAGTGGCACGCGAGCTGGGTTCAGAACGTCGTGAGACAGTTCGGTCTCTATCTATTGCGGGCGTTAGATGTTTGAGAGGGCTTGATTCTAGTACGAGAGGACCGAATTGAACAAACCTCTGGTGTATCAGTTGTACCGCCAGGTGCACCGCTGAGTAGCTACGTTTGGAAGAGATAAGCACTGAAAGCATATAAGTGCGAAACTCGCCTCAAGATGAGACATCTTTTAAGGGTCGTGGGAGATGACCACGTTGATAGGCTATAGGTGTAAAGTTGGTAACAGCATAGCCGAGTAGTACTAATTACCCGTAGATTTATAGCCTAATTGGTAGGCACTTAATTGCGCAATAAAGGTTTTGTCTTTGTGAACGTTTTTATCGATAAAAAACATGTAAAATGTACAATAGTAAAAAGTATTAATGATAATGATCAATAGGTTTTACGTTAATACAAAGTACATTCTACGTTATATACCTTCTTTAGGGTGGTTTTAGCGGTGGGGCTCACCTGTTCCCATTCCGAACACAGAAGTTAAGCCCACCAGCGCCGATGGTACTGCGAAAGCGGGAGAGTAGGTCGCCGCCAGTTTTTATTTAAAAGTCTCATACATTAGTTTGTATGAGACTTTTTTTTGTTACCTACATCATGTAAAAAGAACCCAGTATCAATGATGAATAATTAATCTCCTCCTCCTCCTCCTCCTACTACTACTACTACTCCTACTACTACTTTTTAAATAATAGCTTTATCAATAGAGGTGGGCTTTAGCCCACCTTCCATATAAATCAAAATCCACTAGGCTTTAGCCAAAACTTAAAACTCTGCTGGTAAACTTTCAACCCTCAATTTTCAACTATTAACCTTCCATTCTTTCAATAATCAGTACTTTTTAAAACTGGTTTATTCTTCTTAATTTTGATTGACAACTCAACCTATCAAAACTCAACCCCTTGAAAAAAGAAATTTTCTATATTATTATTTTTCTTACGCTCATATGCGGTATCTCACATGTCCATGCTCAGTCATCAATTATCCCTAAAGTCTTAGCTTTTTATACCGCAAAAAATGATTTAGCCCATATCAGTTTTGCTGAAGAAGCTAATAAATACTTTACCTCTCAGGCTCAGGCTAAGAAGCTCCACTATACTCATACCGATGACTGGAATAAAATGACATTGGATGAATTATCAGAATATGATGTTGTTTTATTCTTAGATACCCGGCCCGAACAGGTAGAACATCGGGATGCCTTTAAACAGTATATCGAAAAAGGCGGTGGATGGATCGGATTCCACTTCACTGCTTTTTCATTACACCAATCTTCTTATGACGATAATTGGAGTTGGTATCATGACACATTCCTGGGATCCGGAGAATACAAGAGCAATACCTGGAGACCCACTTCAGTCGTACTCAGAAGAATTACTAATAATAAATTCACAGAATCACAACCCTTCCTACATACACCACCCAATGAATGGTACGCCTGGAAGAATGACCTTACCAAAAATAAAGACATAAGTATCCTTTATGCGATAGATGAAAAAGGTTTTCCGGTAGGAACAGGCCCCAAGAAACATGAGATCTGGACTGAAGGCTTTTATCCCATCATCTGGACCAACACAAAATATAATATGATCTACTCCAATATAGGACATAACGATATGGACTATGAACATCATTATAATAAAGAACAAGTAAAACCCCTTTCCTCTACCTTTGCCAGTAAAGACTACTCTCATTTTATAACAAAGGCGATCTATTATCTGGCAAAAGAAAAAAGAGCAAGATTTAAAAATATAAAGAATAAAGAATAAAGAATAAAGAATAAAGAATAAAGAATAAAGAATAAAGAAAATTATTTAATATAAAATAGAATATGAGGAATCAGAATAAACCATGATAAGCAGCAAAAAGAAAAACAGGGACAGAATATAGCAGCAAGCAAAAATCACAAACATAAAACAGGAAACACAAATCACAAACAAGAAATAAAAAATAAAAAATAAAAAAATCACACGCAGTATTAGATTCAAAGATTCATACTCTTTCATTCTTAAATAACCTGTTCCATTAAAATTTTAAATCTACTTTTTATCAAAAACAACAGGATGCTTTCTTTAAAAGGTTCGTTTTCATTAAATACCCGGATCGTCACAGAATATTTTACCATCCGATCCAGTGAAAATCCATAAAAGATTCCTTTAGTCTTCCCTATTTCTCCTCAAACATTCAACTTTTTGGATCCAAAATCTCTCCAATCTTCCAGATCTGAAATCCTAAAACTACAGGATTGATATAGTATTAACTAATTCCCAAGCTCAGTATGGCAGTTCTTTGCAAATAGGGTTAAAATTTTAGTTCTTGTAATTCAGGGAGTTAAAAGTAAATATGAATTAAAAGTAAATTTTATGTTAAATAAGTTTGGATTGTAGTGTTAATAAGATGTACTTTTGCCCCACTGAAAACGAGAGATAGTAGGTAGCGCAGACGATAAGTAAATAGGACTGAAGGTTAGAAAAATAAATAATATTTTATTTTGATAATTGATAAAAGTTTGTATCTTTGCAGTCCCAATTAAGGGAGCGCAGGAGAGTATAGGATTGAATAAGAGATAGGGATTAAGGTTACTAAAAAAACTTTAAATTTTCTTTCAGAAAAATTTGGTCACATCAAAAAAAACATTTACTTTTGCACTCGCAAATCAGTAGTCCAAACGACAGAAAATGAGGCTACGGTATAAAGCGGAAGAAGAGAGATCATTGAAAAATAATATAACAACCAAGTAAGGAAAAACTAAAGCGTAAAATAACTTTGAGTGAGTCAGACAAACATACAATGGAGAGTTTGATCCTGGCTCAGGATGAACGCTAGCGGGAGGCCTAACACATGCAAGCCGAGCGGTAGAGATTCTTCGGAATCTTGAGAGCGGCGTACGGGTGCGGAACACGTGTGCAACCTACCTTTATCAGGGGGATAGCCTTTCGAAAGGAAGATTAATACCCCATAATATATTTGATGGCATCATTAGATATTGAAAACTCCGGTGGATAGAGATGGGCACGCGCAAGATTAGATAGTTGGTGAGGTAACGGCTCACCAAGTCAATGATCTTTAGGGGGCCTGAGAGGGTGATCCCCCACACTGGTACTGAGACACGGACCAGACTCCTACGGGAGGCAGCAGTGAGGAATATTGGACAATGGGTGAGAGCCTGATCCAGCCATCCCGCGTGAAGGACGACGGCCCTATGGGTTGTAAACTTCTTTTGTATAGGGATAAACCTTTCCACGTGTGGAAAGCTGAAGGTACTATACGAATAAGCACCGGCTAACTCCGTGCCAGCAGCCGCGGTAATACGGAGGGTGCAAGCGTTATCCGGATTTATTGGGTTTAAAGGGTCCGTAGGCGGACTCGTAAGTCAGTGGTGAAATCTCATAGCTTAACTATGAAACTGCCATTGATACTGCGGGTCTTGAGTAAGGTAGAGGTAGCTGGAATAAGTAGTGTAGCGGTGAAATGCATAGATATTACTTAGAACACCAATTGCGAAGGCAGGTTACCATGTCTTAACTGACGCTGATGGACGAAAGCGTGGGGAGCGAACAGGATTAGATACCCTGGTAGTCCACGCCGTAAACGATGCTAACTCGTTTTTGGGTTTTCGGATTCAGAGACTAAGCGAAAGTGATAAGTTAGCCACCTGGGGAGTACGAACGCAAGTTTGAAACTCAAAGGAATTGACGGGGGCCCGCACAAGCGGTGGATTATGTGGTTTAATTCGATGATACGCGAGGAACCTTACCAAGGCTTAAATGGGAATTGACAGGTTTAGAAATAGACTTTTCTTCGGACAATTTTCAAGGTGCTGCATGGTTGTCGTCAGCTCGTGCCGTGAGGTGTTAGGTTAAGTCCTGCAACGAGCGCAACCCCTGTCACTAGTTGCTAGCATTAAGTTGAGGACTCTAGTGAGACTGCCTACGCAAGTAGAGAGGAAGGTGGGGATGACGTCAAATCATCACGGCCCTTACGCCTTGGGCCACACACGTAATACAATGGCCAGTACAGAGGGCTGCTACCAGGTGACTGGATGCTAATCTCGAAAGCTGGTCTCAGTTCGGATTGGAGTCTGCAACTCGACTCTATGAAGCTGGAATCGCTAGTAATCGCGCATCAGCCATGGCGCGGTGAATACGTTCCCGGGCCTTGTACACACCGCCCGTCAAGCCATGGAAGTCTGGGGTACCTGAAGTCGGTGACCGTAAAAGGAGCTGCCTAGGGTAAAACAGGTAACTAGGGCTAAGTCGTAACAAGGTAGCCGTACCGGAAGGTGCGGCTGGAACATCTCATTTTAGAGCGTCTTTCGGGACGATAAACAAAATTAAAGATACTTAAGTGTATCATGTACTTACTTAAAGTATGCTTTAGTTTTTTATTTGGTTGATTATATATATAAAAATACAAAACCCACTAGAAATTAGTATAGGGAAGAGAGGCAAGATGAAAGATAAAAGAAGAAAGACAATGAGGTCTGATATCTGGAGTCTTTAATCTAAAAGTCTAACAAGACAGTCTCGTAGCTCAGCTGGTTAGAGCGCTACACTGATAATGTAGAGGTCGGCAGTTCGAGCCTGCCCGAGACTACTAATTGAAAAAGACGGGAAGATAATAGATGGTAGGGATCAGATTTAATTCTGGGATCTGTAATCTGTAATCTGAAGTCTGACTAGAGGGGGAATTAGCTCAGCTGGCTAGAGCGCCTGCCTTGCACGCAGGAGGTCAAGGGTTCGACTCCCTTATTCTCCACAGTTTTGTGAGTCTGATTTAAAAGTATAATGAATAGAGCCAAAACAAATATTCATTCATCAGACAAGCAGAAAGACATTAAGATCATTGACATTAACGGTAAAAATATCACAAAGAGAAAACCGAGCGCAATTAAGCGTTTGAGTTTACAAAAAATAGCTTGGCAGCAATGCTGAGCAAAAAATACTGAACTAATTAATAATTAGGAAAGAAATCGTTAAGGGCGTATGGCGGATGCCTAGGCTTTCAGAGGCGACGAAGGACGTGGTAAGCTGCGAAAAGCTCGGGGGATTGGCACACACGAATTGATCCCGAGATGTCCGAATGGGGCAACCCGGCTGGTTGAAGACCAGTCACCTCGTAAGAGGAGCAAACCCGGAGAACTGAAACATCTAAGTACCCGGAGGAAAAGAAATCGAAGAGATTCCGTAAGTAGTGGCGAGCGAACGCGGATTAGCCCAAAAGTCTTTATATATTTAAAAGAATGTTCTGGAAAGAACAGCCATAGAGGGTGATAGCCCCGTATTTGAAAGGTATATTTTGATGATAAATGAGTAGGGCGGGACACGTGAAATCCTGTCTGAATATGGGGGGACCATCCTCCAAGGCTAAATACTCCTGAAAGACCGATAGTGAACAAGTACTGTGAAGGAAAGGTGAAAAGCACTTCGAATAGAAGGGTGAAATAGAACCTGAAACCGTACGCCTACAAGCGGTCGGAGCCCACATGTTGGGTGACGGCGTGCCTTTTGCATAATGAGCCTACGAGTTAATTTTACTAGCGAGGTTAAGGACTTCAGGTCCGGAGCCGGAGCGAAAGCGAGTCTGAATAGGGCGTATAGTTAGTAGGATTAGACGCGAAACCTTGTGATCTACCCATGGGCAGGTTGAAGCTCTGGTAACACAGAGTGGAGGACCGAACCGGTTGACGTTGAAAAGTCTTCGGATGACCTGTGGGTAGGGGTGAAAGGCCAATCAAACTGGGAGATAGCTCGTACTCCCCGAAATGCATTTAGGTGCAGCGTCGTATATAAGTTTATTAGAGGTAGAGCTACTGATTGGATGCGGGGGTTTCATCGCCTACCAATTCCTGACAAACTCCGAATGCTAATAAATGTTCTACGGCAGTGAGGGCATGGGTGCTAAGGTCCATGTCCGAGAGGGAAAGAACCCAGACCAACAGCTAAGGTCCCCAAATATATGTTAAGTTGAAGCAACGCGGTTGGACTGCATTGACAGCTAGGATGTTGGCTTGGAAGCAGCCATTCATTTAAAGAGTGCGTAACAGCTCACTAGTCGAGCGGTCCGGCATGGATAATAATCGGGCATAAACATATTACCGAAGCTATGGATTTGTACTTATGTACATCTGGTAGGGGAGCATTCTGTTTGCACAGAAGCAGTGGCGCGAGCCATTGTGGAGCGTACAGAAAAGAAAATGTAGGCATAAGTAACGATAAAGGGGGCGAGAAACCCCCTCACCGAAAGACTAAGGTTTCCTCAGCCATGCTAATCAGCTGAGGGTTAGTCGGGACCTAACGCGAACCCGAAAGGGGTAGTGGATGGACAATGGGTTAATATTCCCATACTTGCTCACACTAAAAAGGG is part of the Chryseobacterium paludis genome and encodes:
- a CDS encoding ThuA domain-containing protein, with product MKKEIFYIIIFLTLICGISHVHAQSSIIPKVLAFYTAKNDLAHISFAEEANKYFTSQAQAKKLHYTHTDDWNKMTLDELSEYDVVLFLDTRPEQVEHRDAFKQYIEKGGGWIGFHFTAFSLHQSSYDDNWSWYHDTFLGSGEYKSNTWRPTSVVLRRITNNKFTESQPFLHTPPNEWYAWKNDLTKNKDISILYAIDEKGFPVGTGPKKHEIWTEGFYPIIWTNTKYNMIYSNIGHNDMDYEHHYNKEQVKPLSSTFASKDYSHFITKAIYYLAKEKRARFKNIKNKE
- the gcvH gene encoding glycine cleavage system protein GcvH; this translates as MNTPSELKYTKDHEWIKIEGNVATIGITDFAQGELGDIVYVDIDTVDDDLDSGAVFGSVEAVKTVSDLFLPIAGKVTEFNSELEAQPELLNTDPYGNGWIIKLEIADGADQSELLSAEEYQAIIG
- a CDS encoding VanZ family protein, translating into MLLKPGEENHEYFFMFNGFDKVLHVSIFAMLGFCFIATFPKIKFSYFFQIILIYAFLTEILQEEMHLGRSMESLDIVADVIGCLLGYYIYKELVKRFF